From a single Rhodococcus qingshengii JCM 15477 genomic region:
- a CDS encoding carbohydrate ABC transporter permease — protein sequence MTTVAEPRTTVDDAPPVRVEKKISRAEGWRRRGPLLPALIFSIVVTQIPFLFTLYYSTQSWNLVRPGSRHFNGFDNYIEVFKDSQFREVAVNTVIMIVGTVIVSVILGLALALLLDRAFLGRGIVRTLLITPFLITPVAGALLWKTTMFDPVFGIVNFVLQPFGVGQVDWVSKFPLAAVMINLIWQWTPFMMLLILAGLQSMPRDILEAARVDGAKPFAMFRELTLPHLRRFIELGAVLGAIYLVNTFDAVYMMTSGGPGVASSNLPFYIYQRAFLGFDVGQAAAMGVVTVIATIIVSTLALRLIFKSFTGNEEAA from the coding sequence ATGACTACGGTTGCCGAGCCCAGAACTACGGTGGACGACGCGCCACCGGTCCGTGTCGAAAAGAAGATCTCCCGCGCCGAGGGTTGGCGTCGTAGAGGTCCCCTGTTGCCGGCGTTGATCTTCTCGATCGTCGTCACCCAGATTCCGTTTCTGTTCACCCTCTACTACTCGACGCAGTCGTGGAACCTAGTCCGGCCGGGATCGCGGCACTTCAACGGGTTCGACAACTACATAGAGGTTTTCAAGGACAGTCAGTTTCGGGAAGTCGCGGTCAACACGGTCATCATGATCGTGGGAACCGTCATCGTTTCCGTGATCCTCGGACTCGCGCTGGCGCTGCTACTCGACCGCGCATTCCTTGGTCGGGGCATCGTCCGGACACTGCTGATCACGCCGTTTCTCATCACTCCCGTCGCCGGCGCATTGCTGTGGAAGACAACAATGTTCGACCCGGTGTTCGGTATCGTGAACTTTGTCCTCCAGCCTTTCGGCGTCGGCCAGGTCGACTGGGTCAGTAAGTTTCCGCTCGCCGCCGTCATGATCAATCTGATCTGGCAGTGGACGCCCTTCATGATGCTGCTCATTCTGGCCGGTTTGCAGTCCATGCCCCGAGACATTCTCGAAGCCGCACGAGTGGACGGAGCCAAGCCGTTTGCGATGTTCCGCGAACTGACGTTGCCGCACCTGCGCCGCTTCATCGAACTCGGTGCAGTTCTGGGTGCGATCTACCTCGTGAACACCTTTGACGCGGTGTACATGATGACGTCGGGCGGGCCCGGCGTGGCCAGCTCGAACCTGCCGTTCTACATCTACCAGCGCGCGTTCCTCGGCTTCGACGTAGGTCAAGCTGCGGCGATGGGTGTCGTAACAGTGATCGCGACGATCATCGTGTCGACACTTGCGCTCCGATTGATCTTCAAGAGCTTCACCGGCAACGAGGAGGCGGCGTGA
- a CDS encoding ABC transporter substrate-binding protein, whose product MKTGRRVWGAAAAALCLLVSGCAGAGALGGSGERTVTIAMVSNSQMQDAIKLAPAFEAENPGIDLKFVSLSENQARAKITASTATGGGEFDVVMISNYETPQWAANGWLTNLSEYADKTPGYDEDDFVPSIKTSLSYEDSMYAVPFYGESSFLMYRKDLFDQAGITVPEDPTWQEVAGWAAQFDNPDAKMAGICLRGKPGWGEVLAPLNTVINTFGGRWYDENWNAQLTSPQVEDAVQFYVDTVKEHGQPGPATSGFGECATQFAQGNTAMWYDATSAVSVLEDPSSSKVVGNIGYAKAPKVEKSDPGWLYTWALGIPESAKNKDDAWKFISWMTNKDYIQKVGTELGWSRVPPGSRLSTYEIPEYQEAAQAFGPITLESINNADPKNPTVQPVPYTGVQFLTIPEFQDLGTRVSQQISAAIAGQKSVKEALEQSQQYAEVVGKTYQENR is encoded by the coding sequence GTGAAAACAGGAAGACGAGTGTGGGGCGCTGCCGCGGCGGCGCTCTGCCTCCTGGTGTCGGGATGTGCGGGCGCTGGTGCGCTCGGTGGTTCCGGCGAACGAACAGTCACCATCGCGATGGTGTCGAACTCGCAGATGCAGGACGCCATCAAGCTGGCGCCAGCTTTCGAAGCCGAGAACCCCGGCATCGACCTCAAATTCGTCAGCCTTTCCGAGAACCAGGCGCGCGCCAAGATCACGGCGTCGACGGCAACCGGCGGCGGTGAGTTCGACGTCGTGATGATCAGCAACTACGAGACACCTCAGTGGGCCGCAAACGGTTGGCTCACGAACCTGTCCGAGTACGCAGACAAGACGCCCGGTTACGACGAGGACGACTTCGTGCCGTCGATCAAGACTTCTCTGTCGTACGAGGACAGTATGTACGCGGTCCCCTTCTACGGGGAGTCGTCGTTCCTGATGTACCGCAAGGATCTGTTCGATCAGGCGGGGATTACAGTTCCCGAAGACCCGACGTGGCAAGAAGTCGCAGGTTGGGCAGCGCAGTTCGACAACCCGGACGCCAAGATGGCGGGAATCTGCTTGCGCGGAAAGCCTGGCTGGGGTGAGGTACTCGCACCGCTGAACACAGTGATCAACACCTTCGGTGGACGCTGGTACGACGAGAATTGGAATGCGCAGCTGACCAGTCCGCAGGTCGAGGATGCGGTTCAGTTCTACGTGGACACGGTCAAGGAGCACGGTCAGCCGGGTCCTGCCACAAGCGGATTCGGAGAATGTGCAACACAATTCGCGCAAGGCAACACGGCGATGTGGTACGACGCGACGTCGGCTGTGTCGGTTCTCGAGGATCCTTCGTCGTCGAAGGTAGTCGGCAACATCGGATATGCGAAGGCCCCGAAGGTCGAGAAGTCCGATCCTGGTTGGCTCTACACGTGGGCGCTCGGAATCCCGGAGTCGGCAAAGAACAAAGATGACGCCTGGAAGTTCATTTCCTGGATGACGAACAAGGACTACATCCAGAAGGTCGGAACCGAACTCGGCTGGTCGAGAGTTCCTCCGGGAAGTCGCCTATCGACCTACGAGATTCCGGAATATCAAGAGGCCGCACAGGCATTCGGTCCGATCACCCTCGAATCGATCAACAATGCAGATCCGAAAAACCCGACAGTGCAACCGGTTCCGTACACCGGCGTCCAGTTCCTCACCATCCCTGAGTTTCAGGACCTGGGCACTCGCGTCAGCCAGCAGATCAGTGCGGCCATCGCGGGTCAGAAGAGCGTGAAAGAAGCACTCGAACAATCCCAGCAGTATGCCGAGGTGGTCGGCAAGACCTATCAGGAGAACCGATGA
- a CDS encoding sugar-binding transcriptional regulator, giving the protein MNQSAQPTGLKTSKLPASEDVRLALRAATMYHLEGATQAEIAAKLGVSRPTAGRLLARARTQGLVRVEILVPPELEGSVNTELESKLEKHFGLAEVLIVPEAISDADDPDFDALGRRAAEVLVRRLQPSSVLGFTWGPETVAVAGSLPDKAAKCSAVVQLDGSMTVTDYQTGVDFTIGRCAQQLQANPIRLNAPLYADPATVESMRNDSVISKALQAGTDSDIMVFGVGAVSTATTLFAGSFVDSTMLDELESRGAVGEIGGRFYTVDGNPVEGPLPERTVSVSLDAVKSCDQTILISGGTHKRQAVLGALRGGLANVLVTDVECAQWLLEG; this is encoded by the coding sequence GTGAACCAGTCGGCTCAGCCCACAGGACTCAAGACGTCGAAGTTGCCCGCTTCCGAGGATGTGCGGCTCGCCTTGCGGGCAGCGACCATGTATCACCTCGAAGGTGCCACTCAGGCGGAGATTGCAGCGAAGTTGGGCGTCTCGCGGCCGACAGCCGGGCGACTGTTGGCCAGGGCGCGGACGCAAGGTTTGGTCAGGGTCGAGATTTTGGTACCGCCGGAGCTCGAAGGTTCGGTGAACACGGAGTTGGAATCGAAGCTGGAGAAGCACTTCGGGTTGGCCGAAGTGTTGATCGTCCCCGAAGCGATTTCGGATGCGGACGACCCGGACTTCGACGCACTCGGTCGACGAGCAGCGGAAGTTCTGGTTCGTCGTCTGCAGCCGTCGAGCGTTCTCGGGTTTACCTGGGGTCCGGAAACCGTTGCGGTAGCAGGATCTTTGCCAGACAAGGCCGCGAAGTGCTCGGCTGTGGTACAACTTGACGGCTCCATGACGGTGACCGACTACCAAACCGGTGTCGACTTCACCATCGGCCGATGTGCACAACAGTTGCAGGCCAATCCTATTCGTCTCAACGCTCCGCTGTATGCCGACCCGGCGACTGTGGAGTCGATGCGAAACGACTCGGTGATCTCGAAGGCGCTGCAAGCCGGAACTGATTCCGACATCATGGTTTTCGGAGTTGGTGCCGTCTCGACTGCCACGACTTTGTTTGCCGGTAGCTTCGTCGACTCGACCATGCTGGACGAGTTGGAAAGTCGAGGCGCTGTCGGTGAAATCGGCGGCCGTTTCTACACCGTCGACGGCAATCCAGTGGAGGGGCCACTGCCTGAGCGAACGGTCTCCGTATCGCTCGACGCAGTGAAATCCTGCGATCAGACGATTCTGATTTCGGGGGGAACACACAAACGCCAGGCCGTTCTGGGCGCATTGCGCGGAGGTTTGGCAAACGTACTCGTCACCGACGTCGAGTGCGCCCAGTGGCTGCTCGAAGGCTAG
- a CDS encoding NAD(P)-dependent alcohol dehydrogenase — protein MRANVLVETGKMQMVERPRPSPKAGEVLVRIHAVGVCGSDAHYFHEGRIGPYVVNSPLVLGHEASGRIAAVGDGVDPRRIGQRVSIEPQKPDPTSPESKAGRYNLCPHMEFFATPPIDGALTDYVTIGADFAHPIADSVSYEAAALFEPLSVGIASAQKAGITAGSRVLIAGAGPVGIVTTQVAKAFGATEVIVSDIDAARRDVALKFGATTVVDPRESDVRSLAVDAFIDASGATAAVIDGIHAVRPAGTVVLVGMGADEIPLPVPIIQNRELMLTGVFRYANTWPIAAALVAAGRVDLDSMVTARFSLEQSQEALVADRILGSIKAVVIVAEGD, from the coding sequence ATTCGGGCAAATGTCCTCGTCGAGACCGGAAAGATGCAGATGGTCGAGAGACCACGACCGTCCCCGAAGGCGGGTGAAGTCCTCGTTCGCATCCATGCCGTGGGCGTGTGCGGGTCGGACGCGCACTACTTTCACGAAGGTCGCATCGGCCCTTACGTAGTCAACTCACCGCTCGTTCTCGGACACGAAGCATCGGGACGCATCGCTGCGGTCGGTGACGGCGTCGACCCAAGACGCATCGGGCAGCGTGTCTCCATCGAGCCTCAGAAGCCCGATCCGACAAGTCCCGAATCCAAGGCAGGCAGATACAACCTCTGCCCTCATATGGAGTTCTTCGCGACGCCGCCGATCGACGGTGCGCTGACCGACTACGTCACGATCGGTGCCGACTTCGCCCATCCCATCGCAGATTCCGTGTCCTACGAGGCAGCTGCGCTGTTCGAGCCACTTTCCGTAGGGATCGCCTCAGCCCAGAAGGCGGGGATCACTGCCGGCTCTCGGGTGTTGATCGCCGGCGCCGGCCCGGTAGGAATCGTGACGACGCAGGTGGCCAAGGCATTCGGCGCGACGGAAGTCATCGTCTCGGACATCGACGCGGCCCGGCGTGATGTGGCACTGAAATTCGGCGCAACAACCGTCGTTGATCCACGTGAGAGCGACGTACGCTCGCTGGCCGTCGACGCATTCATCGACGCGTCGGGTGCCACGGCCGCAGTGATCGACGGGATTCACGCAGTTCGGCCCGCTGGAACCGTCGTTCTGGTCGGAATGGGTGCCGACGAGATACCGTTGCCGGTCCCGATCATTCAGAATCGCGAACTGATGCTGACCGGAGTGTTCCGGTACGCCAACACGTGGCCGATCGCCGCCGCATTGGTCGCTGCCGGGCGCGTCGATCTGGACTCGATGGTCACAGCACGCTTTTCACTCGAACAGTCGCAAGAGGCCCTGGTGGCCGATCGCATTCTCGGCAGCATCAAAGCCGTAGTCATCGTCGCCGAAGGAGACTAG
- a CDS encoding mannitol dehydrogenase family protein, translating into MELNTKTLFDFDAALEVPNYDRSKVTTGIVHFGVGGFHRAHQAMYIDDLLRRGEGFDWGICGVGVMPSDKRMKDALRAQDCLYTLALKHSDGTLEARVIGSIVEYLFAPEDPEAVIEKMASESTKIVSLTITEGGYNISHTTGEFDASDPDVMHDLEPGTLPHTTFGLICAALALRRDRGLAPFTIMSCDNIEGNGSVARTAVGAFAALKDPELAEWIDENGAFPNSMVDRITPVTTAEVTTEIAETFGVEDQWPVAAEPFTAWFLEDEFTSGRPPLENAGVNLVPDVRPYELMKLRLLNAGHQGIAYFGYLAGYRLVHEACQDELLSGFLLDYMNLEATPTLDPVPGVDLDQYKKTLIERFSNPQIRDTIARLCAESSDRIPKWLLPVIRNQLDTGGSINLSTAIVASWARYAEGTDENGDPITVVDQLSDTLVPLAQKQSSDPLAFIGYRQVFGDLVDDRRFVASFRKTLDSLHSVGARRTLEEVRGL; encoded by the coding sequence ATGGAACTCAATACGAAGACCCTGTTCGACTTCGATGCTGCACTCGAAGTGCCGAACTACGACCGGAGCAAAGTCACTACTGGCATAGTGCATTTCGGTGTCGGAGGCTTTCACCGTGCACACCAGGCCATGTACATCGATGATCTCCTGCGACGCGGTGAGGGCTTCGACTGGGGAATCTGCGGAGTGGGAGTGATGCCGTCGGACAAGCGGATGAAAGACGCTCTCCGCGCGCAGGACTGCCTCTACACGCTGGCGCTCAAGCATTCTGACGGAACCCTCGAGGCCCGGGTCATCGGGTCGATCGTCGAGTACCTGTTCGCTCCGGAGGATCCGGAGGCGGTGATCGAAAAGATGGCATCCGAATCGACGAAAATCGTATCTCTCACCATCACCGAGGGCGGATACAACATCTCGCACACTACGGGTGAGTTCGACGCGTCCGATCCCGATGTAATGCACGATCTCGAGCCGGGAACACTCCCCCACACCACCTTCGGTCTGATTTGTGCGGCACTCGCACTCCGTCGCGACCGGGGCCTCGCCCCGTTCACGATCATGAGTTGCGACAACATCGAAGGCAACGGATCGGTCGCCAGGACGGCAGTCGGAGCGTTCGCCGCCCTGAAGGATCCCGAACTTGCGGAGTGGATCGACGAGAACGGCGCCTTCCCCAACTCCATGGTCGACCGGATCACACCCGTCACGACAGCCGAGGTGACCACCGAGATCGCCGAGACGTTTGGCGTGGAAGATCAGTGGCCGGTCGCGGCTGAGCCGTTCACCGCGTGGTTCCTCGAGGACGAGTTCACCTCAGGCAGGCCACCTCTGGAGAATGCCGGCGTCAATCTCGTGCCGGATGTTCGCCCGTACGAACTGATGAAACTGCGCCTTCTCAATGCCGGCCATCAAGGCATCGCGTACTTCGGCTACCTTGCCGGATACCGCCTGGTCCACGAGGCATGCCAGGACGAACTCTTGTCGGGGTTCCTGCTCGACTACATGAATCTCGAAGCGACGCCGACCCTTGACCCGGTACCCGGCGTCGACCTCGATCAGTACAAGAAGACCCTCATCGAAAGATTCTCGAACCCCCAGATCCGCGACACGATTGCACGTCTGTGTGCCGAGTCGTCCGATCGAATTCCCAAGTGGCTGTTGCCCGTCATCCGGAACCAACTCGACACCGGTGGGTCGATCAACCTGTCCACCGCAATTGTCGCTAGCTGGGCCCGCTACGCCGAGGGCACAGACGAGAACGGAGATCCCATCACCGTCGTCGATCAGCTGTCGGACACTCTGGTGCCGCTCGCCCAGAAACAGTCGAGCGACCCGTTGGCCTTCATCGGGTACCGCCAAGTGTTCGGCGATCTCGTGGACGATCGCCGATTTGTCGCTAGCTTCCGAAAGACCCTCGACTCATTGCACTCCGTCGGAGCCAGAAGAACCCTCGAGGAGGTGCGCGGGCTCTGA
- a CDS encoding DinB family protein, whose product MPITPDTKNWTWVLERPCAECGFDSSAVAFADVPDLVRSNAVSWAEVLERENVTERPDSETWSALEYSAHVRDVFRIFKVRLEQMLEFDDPRFENWDQDATAEAERYNDQDPAKVASELSDAAAEVANAFETVPEGSRQRRGLRSDGSAFTVESLAAYFIHDPIHHLHDVSV is encoded by the coding sequence ATGCCGATCACCCCGGATACAAAGAACTGGACCTGGGTCCTCGAACGCCCATGCGCCGAGTGCGGGTTTGATTCGTCCGCTGTGGCGTTCGCGGATGTTCCAGATCTTGTGCGTAGCAATGCCGTCTCGTGGGCCGAGGTACTGGAGCGCGAGAATGTGACGGAGCGACCGGACAGCGAAACATGGTCAGCGCTGGAGTATTCCGCCCACGTACGCGACGTGTTCCGGATCTTCAAGGTGCGGTTGGAACAGATGCTCGAATTCGACGATCCGCGATTCGAGAACTGGGATCAGGACGCAACAGCCGAGGCCGAGCGGTACAACGACCAAGATCCGGCAAAGGTGGCATCGGAATTGTCCGACGCCGCGGCGGAGGTCGCGAATGCCTTCGAAACCGTGCCAGAGGGTAGCCGCCAACGACGGGGTCTCCGCAGTGACGGATCGGCGTTCACCGTCGAATCGTTGGCGGCCTACTTCATTCACGATCCGATCCATCACCTGCACGACGTCTCGGTGTAG